In Halosegnis marinus, one genomic interval encodes:
- a CDS encoding NADH-quinone oxidoreductase subunit D gives MSLEDPTRPELPVGETEEGVDYDALESLLGDHVIGREEHVNAEAFVVRPDEVQDALYLLRDEAGFDHCSCVTAQEYEDRYESIYHLKKYNDPTQEVGVVVPTSKDDPVSESAAPVYRTADWHEREAYDLVGIEYDDHPDLRRILLPESWQGHPLSLDYDQEQPQVVTFTEHANPLQEDHRSGEDSDTMFLNIGPHHPATHGVLHLKTTLDGEQVADVESDIGYLHRCEEQICQQGTYRHQIMPYPDRWDYISAGILNEWAYARAAEDMADIDVPEYAQVIRTMSAELCRIASHMLALGTFALDVYGDFTAIFMYATRDREVVQNILEDLTGQRLMFNYLRLGGVAWDLPEPREEFFEKTRDFLDDLPEKLEEYHNLVTSNEIFQLRCVNTGVLEPEVAKSYGATGPVARGSGIDFDLRRDDPYGYYDELDWDVVTEDGCDNYSRVLVRMQEVEESAKIIDQCIDLLEDWPEEDRTIQSNVPRTLKPDADTEIYRSVEAAKGELGIYMRADGTDKPARFKIRSPCFSNLQTLPEMSQGEYIPDLIASLGSLDIVLGEVDR, from the coding sequence ATGAGTCTGGAAGACCCCACCCGGCCGGAGCTCCCGGTCGGCGAGACGGAGGAGGGCGTCGATTACGACGCGCTCGAATCGCTGCTCGGCGACCACGTCATCGGTCGCGAGGAGCACGTCAACGCCGAGGCGTTCGTCGTCCGCCCCGACGAGGTCCAGGACGCGCTGTACCTCCTGCGCGACGAGGCGGGCTTCGACCACTGTTCGTGCGTCACCGCTCAGGAGTACGAGGACCGCTACGAGTCCATCTATCACCTGAAGAAGTACAACGACCCGACACAGGAGGTCGGCGTCGTCGTTCCCACCTCGAAGGACGACCCCGTTTCGGAGTCGGCCGCCCCCGTCTACCGGACGGCCGACTGGCACGAGCGCGAGGCGTACGACCTCGTCGGCATCGAGTACGACGACCACCCGGACCTGCGCCGCATCCTGCTGCCCGAGTCGTGGCAGGGCCACCCGCTCTCGCTCGACTACGACCAGGAGCAGCCGCAGGTCGTCACGTTCACCGAGCACGCGAACCCGCTGCAGGAGGACCACCGCTCCGGCGAGGACTCGGACACGATGTTCCTCAACATCGGGCCGCACCACCCGGCGACGCACGGCGTCCTCCACCTGAAGACGACGCTCGACGGCGAGCAGGTCGCCGACGTCGAGTCCGACATCGGCTACCTCCACCGCTGTGAGGAGCAGATCTGCCAGCAGGGCACCTACCGCCACCAGATAATGCCGTACCCGGACCGCTGGGACTACATCTCGGCGGGCATCCTCAACGAGTGGGCGTACGCCCGCGCCGCGGAGGACATGGCGGACATCGACGTGCCGGAGTACGCGCAGGTCATCCGTACCATGTCGGCGGAACTGTGCCGCATCGCGAGCCACATGCTCGCGCTCGGGACGTTCGCGCTCGACGTGTACGGCGACTTCACGGCCATCTTCATGTACGCGACCCGCGACCGCGAGGTCGTCCAGAACATCCTGGAGGACCTCACGGGTCAGCGGCTGATGTTCAACTACCTCCGGCTCGGCGGCGTCGCGTGGGACCTCCCGGAGCCCCGCGAGGAGTTCTTCGAGAAGACCCGCGACTTCCTCGACGACCTGCCGGAGAAGCTGGAGGAGTACCACAACCTCGTCACCTCGAACGAGATCTTCCAGCTCCGGTGTGTCAACACCGGCGTCCTCGAACCCGAGGTCGCGAAGAGCTACGGCGCGACCGGCCCGGTCGCGCGCGGCTCCGGCATCGACTTCGACCTCCGGCGCGACGACCCGTACGGCTACTACGACGAGCTCGACTGGGACGTCGTCACCGAGGACGGCTGTGACAACTACAGCCGCGTCCTCGTGCGGATGCAGGAGGTCGAGGAGTCGGCGAAGATCATCGACCAGTGTATCGACCTGCTGGAGGACTGGCCCGAGGAGGACCGGACCATCCAGTCGAACGTGCCCCGCACGCTGAAGCCGGACGCGGACACGGAGATCTACCGCTCGGTCGAGGCCGCGAAGGGCGAGCTCGGCATCTACATGCGCGCCGACGGCACGGACAAGCCGGCGCGGTTCAAGATCCGGTCGCCGTGCTTCTCGAACCTCCAGACGCTCCCGGAGATGTCGCAGGGCGAGTACATCCCGGACCTCATCGCGTCGCTCGGTAGCCTCGACATCGTGCTCGGCGAGGTGGACCGGTGA
- a CDS encoding complex I subunit 1/NuoH family protein: protein MQEANATNATNASAAPQMLPDTIAGAVGLQGTLLGDVFGSLVGAALIGTLMLTMTALAGPWAKRKITAAFTDRIAVNRIGPFGLLIIVADAVRLLSKELIVPDGVDRPAWDLAPLVIASSALLGFAVIPMGSIAGINVQLADPESGLAYVFAVASIASLGLVMAGYASNNKFSLLGGLRAVAQNLAYEIPLVITAASVVIFAGSLQMSEIVAAQQESLGFGLKSWYAFVNPFAFLLFLAANLAEVGRNPFDTPEAPTEIVAGYQTEYSSVYFVLIYLGEFIHIFLGGAIIATVFLGGPTSPIVGLEILPGFLWFIIKIWAVFLFTQWMRSAIPRVRIDQLIEIGWKGMLVLSFANLVLTAVIVGVIV from the coding sequence ATGCAGGAGGCGAACGCCACCAACGCGACGAACGCCTCCGCCGCGCCCCAGATGCTCCCGGACACCATCGCGGGCGCGGTCGGCCTGCAGGGGACCCTGCTCGGCGACGTGTTCGGTTCCCTCGTCGGCGCGGCGCTCATCGGCACGCTGATGCTCACGATGACGGCGCTCGCCGGCCCGTGGGCGAAGCGGAAGATAACCGCCGCGTTCACCGACCGCATCGCGGTCAACCGCATCGGCCCGTTCGGCCTGCTCATCATCGTGGCCGACGCGGTCCGCCTGCTGTCGAAGGAGCTCATCGTCCCGGACGGCGTCGACCGGCCCGCGTGGGACCTCGCGCCGCTCGTCATCGCGTCGTCGGCGCTGCTCGGCTTCGCGGTCATCCCGATGGGTTCCATCGCCGGTATCAACGTCCAGCTCGCCGACCCCGAGTCGGGGCTGGCGTACGTGTTCGCGGTCGCGTCCATCGCGTCGCTCGGCCTCGTGATGGCCGGCTACGCGTCGAACAACAAGTTCTCGCTGCTGGGCGGGCTGCGCGCGGTCGCACAGAACCTCGCGTACGAGATACCGCTCGTCATCACGGCGGCGTCGGTGGTCATCTTCGCCGGCTCGCTCCAGATGAGCGAGATCGTCGCGGCCCAGCAGGAGTCGCTCGGCTTCGGCCTGAAGAGCTGGTACGCGTTCGTGAACCCGTTCGCGTTCCTGCTGTTCCTCGCCGCGAACCTCGCGGAGGTCGGCCGGAACCCGTTCGACACGCCGGAGGCCCCGACCGAGATCGTCGCCGGTTACCAGACGGAGTACTCGTCGGTGTACTTCGTGCTCATCTACCTCGGGGAGTTCATCCACATCTTCCTCGGGGGCGCCATCATCGCGACGGTGTTCCTCGGCGGCCCGACCAGCCCCATCGTCGGGCTGGAGATACTGCCCGGCTTCCTGTGGTTCATCATCAAGATCTGGGCGGTGTTCCTGTTCACCCAGTGGATGCGCTCGGCGATTCCGCGCGTGCGCATCGACCAGCTCATCGAGATCGGCTGGAAGGGAATGCTGGTGTTATCGTTCGCTAACCTCGTGCTCACGGCCGTCATCGTGGGGGTGATAGTATGA
- a CDS encoding NuoI/complex I 23 kDa subunit family protein, producing MIGLLKSMATTMKHALDGNTFTVEYPEETPEVSPRFRGVHKFSQERCIWCRQCENVCPNDTIQIVTDDQRNGEQYNLHIGQCIYCRLCEEVCPVDAILLTQNFEFTGDTKDDLAYNMEQLKNVPWYKDIDPLASREPDRGAWIGEGEGEVDYQ from the coding sequence ATGATCGGACTGCTCAAATCCATGGCAACGACGATGAAGCACGCGCTCGACGGGAACACGTTCACCGTGGAGTACCCGGAGGAGACCCCCGAGGTCTCCCCCCGGTTCCGCGGCGTCCACAAGTTCTCCCAGGAGCGGTGTATCTGGTGTCGCCAGTGCGAGAACGTCTGCCCGAACGACACCATCCAGATCGTCACGGACGACCAGCGCAACGGCGAACAGTACAACCTCCACATCGGCCAGTGTATCTACTGCCGGCTGTGCGAGGAGGTGTGTCCGGTGGACGCCATCCTGCTCACGCAGAACTTCGAGTTCACCGGCGACACGAAGGACGACCTCGCGTACAACATGGAACAGCTGAAGAACGTTCCGTGGTACAAGGACATCGACCCGCTCGCGTCGCGCGAACCCGACCGCGGCGCGTGGATCGGCGAGGGCGAGGGCGAAGTCGACTACCAGTAG
- a CDS encoding NADH-quinone oxidoreductase subunit J: MAVAPVELAAFLLFALLTAASSLGVVLVRDVWHSALLLGVALVSVAIHYVMLRAEFLAAMQILVYVGGVLILITFAVMLVRETDEDEGIEVVG; the protein is encoded by the coding sequence ATGGCTGTAGCACCGGTCGAACTAGCGGCGTTTCTGCTGTTCGCGCTGTTGACCGCAGCGAGCAGCCTCGGCGTCGTGCTGGTTCGTGACGTGTGGCACAGCGCGCTCCTCCTCGGGGTGGCGTTGGTCTCCGTCGCGATCCACTACGTAATGTTGCGCGCCGAGTTCCTCGCGGCGATGCAGATCCTCGTCTACGTGGGCGGGGTTCTCATCCTCATCACGTTCGCCGTGATGCTGGTCCGCGAGACGGACGAGGACGAAGGAATCGAGGTGGTCGGATGA
- a CDS encoding NADH-quinone oxidoreductase subunit J: MTTRPRLYTSGRQVIGLVAFVLFGVLAAVFLTADFGAAETFAGAEGITAAIGYAMFNLDAGSVPSEGFLVAFEIIDVVLLAALAAAVMLARRESESGGFLPLTDGGEDEGKGGDR; encoded by the coding sequence ATGACGACGCGACCGCGCCTCTACACGAGCGGGCGACAGGTAATCGGCCTCGTCGCGTTCGTGTTGTTCGGCGTGCTCGCGGCCGTCTTCCTGACGGCCGACTTCGGCGCGGCCGAGACCTTCGCGGGGGCGGAGGGCATCACCGCGGCCATCGGCTACGCGATGTTCAACCTCGACGCCGGCTCCGTGCCGTCGGAGGGGTTCCTCGTGGCCTTCGAGATAATCGACGTCGTCCTGCTGGCGGCGTTGGCCGCGGCGGTCATGCTCGCCCGCCGGGAGTCCGAGTCGGGCGGCTTCCTGCCGCTCACGGACGGCGGCGAGGACGAGGGGAAAGGGGGTGACCGCTGA
- the nuoK gene encoding NADH-quinone oxidoreductase subunit NuoK: MAVPVEYYLVLSAFVFCVGVFGLLTRRNALLFLMSVELMLNAANINFVAFSYQYGNLTGQVFSLFTMALAAAEVAVGIGIILVLYRNFADVDVTEATTLRW, encoded by the coding sequence ATGGCGGTCCCCGTCGAGTACTACCTCGTCCTCTCGGCGTTCGTGTTCTGCGTCGGCGTCTTCGGGCTGCTCACCCGTCGGAACGCGCTCCTGTTCCTGATGTCGGTCGAGCTCATGCTCAACGCCGCGAACATCAACTTCGTCGCGTTCTCGTACCAGTACGGGAACCTCACCGGGCAGGTGTTCAGCCTGTTCACGATGGCGCTCGCGGCCGCGGAGGTCGCGGTCGGCATCGGCATCATCCTGGTGTTGTACCGCAACTTCGCGGACGTGGACGTGACCGAAGCGACGACTCTGAGGTGGTAA
- the nuoL gene encoding NADH-quinone oxidoreductase subunit L: MAEITSFAPAIAVLPFVSFLVALLAGKYLPKKGAIAGIVATGGSLVLSLVMLYTVFTDGAHQATLYTWVGGDAVPFQLTFGILLDQLSTLMLVIVSTIALLVHVFSMGYMNDEGEGGLPRYYAELGLFTASMLAFVFSDNLLMAFMFFELVGLCSYLLIGFWFREAGPPSAAKKAFLVTRFGDYFFLIGVVAVFATFGTAAFGGPGVENSFPHIAEQALNGEASVTTFFGLDPQAWFTVIGLLVLGGVMGKSAQFPFHTWLPDAMEGPTPVSALIHAATMVAAGVYLVARMYGFYALSPTALAVIAFVGGFTALFAATMGVVKREIKQVLAYSTISQYGYIMLALGGGGYVAGVFHLTTHAFFKALLFLGAGSVIIAMHHNEDMWDMGGLKEKMPVTYYAFLSGSLALAGIVPFSGFWSKDEVLYETLVHGLGGSPLLLAAYAMGIVAVFFTGFYTFRMVLLTFHGEPRSDTARDPHGVRWNVKVPLGILGVLAAVIGVINLVPVHAVVGAVPEFLHDWLYYGPEGLNGEHYHELITTAEFGGYSAGTLPGLGELGTLFASAGISLAVALAGSGVAIALYRGSDPVEHTDKLGSLKTVLFNNYYQDEYQVWLAEGLTARVARAADTFDRKGIDGTVNFVSSLSLFTGDRLRRVQTGIVSNYAALLTLGLVLLLVGFGVMQGWFA; the protein is encoded by the coding sequence ATGGCAGAGATAACTTCATTCGCACCCGCTATCGCGGTCCTGCCGTTCGTATCGTTCCTGGTCGCGCTGCTGGCCGGCAAGTACCTCCCGAAGAAGGGGGCCATCGCGGGCATCGTCGCCACGGGCGGCTCGCTCGTGCTGTCGCTCGTGATGCTGTACACCGTCTTCACGGACGGCGCCCACCAGGCGACGCTGTACACGTGGGTCGGCGGCGACGCGGTGCCGTTCCAGCTGACCTTCGGCATCCTGCTCGACCAGCTCTCGACGCTGATGCTGGTCATCGTCTCGACCATCGCCCTGCTGGTCCACGTCTTCTCGATGGGGTACATGAACGACGAGGGCGAGGGCGGCCTGCCGCGCTACTACGCGGAACTCGGTCTGTTCACGGCCTCGATGCTCGCCTTCGTCTTCTCGGACAACCTCCTGATGGCGTTCATGTTCTTCGAGCTGGTCGGGCTCTGCTCGTACCTGCTCATCGGCTTCTGGTTCCGCGAGGCGGGGCCGCCGTCGGCGGCGAAGAAGGCGTTCCTCGTCACCCGCTTCGGCGACTACTTCTTCCTCATCGGCGTCGTCGCCGTCTTCGCGACGTTCGGGACGGCCGCGTTCGGCGGTCCCGGCGTCGAGAACTCCTTCCCCCACATCGCCGAGCAGGCGCTCAACGGCGAGGCGTCCGTGACGACGTTCTTCGGGCTGGACCCGCAGGCGTGGTTCACGGTCATCGGCCTCCTCGTGCTGGGCGGCGTGATGGGGAAGTCGGCGCAGTTCCCCTTCCACACGTGGCTCCCGGACGCGATGGAGGGTCCGACGCCCGTCTCGGCACTGATTCACGCGGCGACGATGGTCGCGGCCGGCGTGTACCTGGTCGCCCGGATGTACGGCTTCTACGCGCTGTCGCCGACCGCGCTCGCGGTCATCGCCTTCGTCGGCGGCTTCACGGCGCTGTTCGCCGCGACGATGGGCGTCGTCAAGCGCGAGATCAAGCAGGTGCTCGCGTACTCGACTATCTCGCAGTACGGCTACATCATGCTCGCGCTGGGCGGCGGCGGCTACGTGGCCGGCGTCTTCCACCTGACCACCCACGCCTTCTTCAAGGCGCTGCTGTTCCTCGGCGCCGGGTCGGTCATCATCGCGATGCACCACAACGAGGACATGTGGGACATGGGCGGGCTGAAGGAGAAGATGCCCGTCACCTACTACGCGTTCCTCTCCGGGTCGCTCGCGCTCGCGGGCATCGTCCCGTTCTCCGGCTTCTGGTCGAAGGACGAGGTGCTCTACGAGACGCTCGTCCACGGCCTCGGCGGCTCGCCGCTGCTGTTGGCCGCGTACGCGATGGGTATCGTCGCGGTGTTCTTCACCGGCTTCTACACGTTCCGGATGGTGCTGCTCACCTTCCACGGCGAGCCCCGCTCGGACACCGCGCGCGACCCGCACGGCGTCCGCTGGAACGTGAAGGTGCCGCTGGGGATCCTCGGCGTGCTCGCGGCCGTCATCGGGGTCATCAACCTCGTGCCGGTCCACGCCGTCGTGGGTGCCGTGCCCGAGTTCCTCCACGACTGGCTCTACTACGGGCCGGAGGGGCTCAACGGCGAGCACTACCACGAACTCATCACGACCGCCGAGTTCGGCGGCTACTCGGCGGGCACGCTGCCCGGCCTCGGCGAACTCGGCACGCTGTTCGCGTCGGCCGGCATCTCGCTGGCCGTCGCGCTCGCCGGCTCCGGCGTCGCTATCGCGCTCTACCGCGGCTCGGACCCGGTCGAGCACACGGACAAACTCGGCTCTCTCAAGACCGTGCTCTTCAACAACTACTACCAGGACGAGTACCAGGTGTGGCTCGCCGAGGGACTCACCGCGCGGGTCGCCCGCGCGGCCGACACCTTCGACCGCAAGGGTATCGACGGAACGGTGAACTTCGTCTCCAGCCTGAGCCTCTTCACGGGCGACCGCCTGCGTCGCGTCCAGACGGGTATCGTGAGTAACTACGCCGCGCTCCTGACGCTGGGGCTGGTTCTGCTGCTCGTCGGCTTCGGCGTCATGCAGGGGTGGTTCGCGTGA